A single window of Rhodamnia argentea isolate NSW1041297 chromosome 5, ASM2092103v1, whole genome shotgun sequence DNA harbors:
- the LOC125315172 gene encoding beta-ureidopropionase-like, whose translation METTRNGQAKEEAAAARDGSICGYESLDRLLRDNLSPQVFQEVSRLLSGLNCGRTLEAVSLADSAKALSSECNFDVQAFRFMADKELLREPRVVRVGLIQNSIVLPTTASFVDQKRAIHQKVKPMIDAAGASRVNILCLQEAWMMPFAFCTREKRWCEFAEPVDGESTRFLQDLAKKYNMVIVNPILERDVNHGETIWNTAVFIGNHGNIIGKHRKNHIPRVGDFNESTYYMEGNTGHPVFETAYGKIAVNICYGRHHPLNWLAFGLNGAEIVFNPSATVGELSEPMWPIEARNAAIANSYFVGSINRVGTETFPNPFTSGDGKPQHTDFGHFYGSSHFSAPDASCTPSLSRYRDGLLISDMDLNLCRQLKDKWGFRMTSRYELYADMLAQYLKPDFEPQVVSDPLLHKKSS comes from the exons ATGGAGACGACGCGGAACGGACAAGCCAAAGAGGAGGCCGCAGCCGCTCGCGACGGCTCGATTTGCGGCTACGAGTCGCTCGATCGCCTCCTCCGCGACAATCTCAGCCCCCAAGTCTTTCAG GAAGTCAGTCGTTTACTTAGTGGATTGAATTGTGGAAGGACTCTTGAAGCTGTTTCTCTGGCAGATTCTGCAAAAGCTCTCTCATCTGAATGTAATTTTGACGTACAG GCATTTCGCTTTATGGCAGACAAGGAGTTATTAAGAGAACCCCGAGTTGTCAGAGTTGGGCTTATCCAAAACTCTATAGTTCTTCCCACAACTGCTTCCTTTGTGGATCAAAAGAGGGCTATCCATCAGAAAGTAAAACCAATGATAGATGCTGCAGGTGCTTCCAGAGTGAACATATTATGCTTGCAG gaaGCATGGATGATGCCATTTGCCTTTTGTACAAGAGAGAAGAGGTGGTGTGAATTCGCTGAGCCTGTTGATGGAGAATCAACAAGGTTTCTTCAGGATCTAGCAAAAAAGTATAACATGGTCATTGTTAATCCTATCCTTGAGAGGGATGTGAACCATGGGGAGACTATCTGGAATACTGCTGTTTTTATAGGCAATCATGGCAATATTATAGGCAAGCATCGAAAG AACCACATCCCCAGGGTTGGAGACTTCAATGAAAGTACCTACTATATGGAAGGAAATACTGGGCATCCTGTGTTTGAGACTGCTTATGGAAAGATCGCTGTCAATATTTGTTATGGGAGACACCATCCTTTGAATTGGTTAGCATTTGGCTTGAATGGTGCAGAGATTGTGTTCAACCCTTCCGCAACTGTTGGTGAACTTAGCGAGCCAATGTGGCCGATTGAG GCCCGAAATGCTGCCATTGCCAACAGTTATTTTGTTGGATCAATTAATCGGGTAGGAACTGAAACATTTCCCAATCCGTTCACATCAGGCGACGGGAAGCCACAGCACACAGATTTCGGGCACTTCTATGGATCCAGTCATTTTTCAGCTCCAGATGCTTCGTGCACGCCATCACTATCCCGTTACAGAGATGGATTGCTGATCTCGGACATGGATCTCAACCTCTGCAGGCAGCTGAAAGACAAGTGGGGATTCAGAATGACTTCTCGGTACGAGCTCTACGCTGATATGCTCGCTCAGTATCTGAAGCCGGACTTTGAACCCCAGGTCGTATCCGATCCCTTGCTGCATAAGAAGTCCTCTTGA